One Clavelina lepadiformis chromosome 1, kaClaLepa1.1, whole genome shotgun sequence genomic region harbors:
- the LOC143465788 gene encoding uncharacterized protein LOC143465788 isoform X1 produces MELKENFSSVFWGKKEEIFEKIESSHGKNCFLCNLEIYENFHSSNENISNHFLKKHFKFAVEFEVKGRKGFSLPCRKQECLDRKSETEARRSHFHCPFCTHVFGRSTPLKHHLVTKNGECGSIKSSSDCHQTTNNKQLPSTSTDRICNQEVHRKGFMCKICSQCFSSTIALRRHGEKKHDVLQSMLPCVTIDAVNGIFMVAISSKGPLAPIHVKKNVLQSASVCTNEECMYLIKHLSIMNPGYECQHLLAVQYSQIAETVFLQQFYLNELRRLNSISDNSCQKCLQLQEASLQAHVPLLVYVDFESLGYSGRMKYFSVLCEEESYFSPLCRVRVTFDYDKSQFFCQCPIAKGDNVFCVHQNIAKWYMCQYQREWLEASEPVRRNTLLPFDEAMMAYFLEEKRIPTNLPHYILDDAAPPKLLMPSEKNCPICKGVAFTEKSKKVTVYGMGRLWHDITLVTKKCMSCQGLIRFPNYQSGFHNFDNTFLLTVKLCSYLIRGIENHVCIERNLKTLFYGLEDKLPISKFRNAVYHFCALQEYSYDFVCYKCGTSPKILVGDGNWKNTCQIPIDDLKRDEHRCYVEDINPEEVWLSYCKEILGRGFFSD; encoded by the exons ATGGAGTTAAAAGAGAATTTCTCTTCAGTGTTTTGGGGCAAGAAAGAagagatttttgaaaaaattgaaagctcacatggaaaaaattgttttttatgcaatctagaaatatatgaaaattttcattcttcCAATGAGAACATTTCGAATCATTTTCTAAAAAAGCATTTCAAATTCGCGGTGGAATTTGAAGTAAAAGGTAGAAAGG GTTTTTCTCTTCCTTGCCGCAAGCAAGAATGCCTAGACAGAAAAAGTGAAACTGAGGCTCGACGGAGTCATTTTCACTGCCCTTTTTGTACTCATGTCTTTGGTCGGAGTACACCTCTAAAACACCACCTCGTTACAAAAAATG GGGAATGTGGATCAATAAAGTCGTCCAGCGACTGCcatcaaacaacaaacaacaaacaactgCCATCTACATCAACAG ATAGAATTTGTAACCAGGAAGTTCACAGAAAAGGTTTTATGTGTAAAATTTGCAGCCAATGTTTTTCAAGCACGATAGCCTTACGTAGACATGGGGAAAAGAAACATGATGTTCTTCAAAGTATGCTGCCATGTGTGACAATTGATGCTGTTAATGGAATATTTATGGTTGCAATATCTAGCAAGGGACCTTTGGCTCCAATACATGTTAAGAAGAATGTTTTGCAGAGCGCATCTGTTTGCACTAATGAAGAGTGTATGTATCTCATAAAACATTTATCAATCATGAATCCGGGCTATGAATGTCAACATTTATTGGCAGTTCAATATTCCCAGATTGCTGAAACAGTctttttacaacaattttatcTGAATGAGTTGAGAAGATTGAATTCAATATCGGATAATTCCTGTCAGAAATGCCTGCAGCTTCAGGAAGCCAGCTTACAGGCACATGTCCCTTTACTGGTTTATGTGGATTTTGAATCACTAGGCTATAGCGGTAGAATGAAATATTTCTCAGTGTTATGTGAAGAAGAAAGTTACTTTTCACCACTGTGCAGAGTGAGAGTAACATTTGATTATGATAAAAGCCAGTTTTTTTGTCAGTGCCCGATAGCAAAAGGTGATAATGTGTTCTGTGTTCACCAAAACATAGCAAAATGGTATATGTGTCAGTATCAACGGGAATGGTTGGAGGCAAGTGAGCCAGTGAG ACGCAATACTCTGTTACCTTTTGATGAAGCCATGATGGCTTACTTTCTGGAAGAAAAACGCATACCAACAAATTTACCTCACTATATCCTTGATGATGCTGCTCCACCAAAGCTCCTAATGCCCAGTGAAAAAAACTGTCCCATTTGCAAGGGTGTTGCATTtactgaaaaatcaaaaaaggtTACCGTGTATGGAATGGGAAGGCTATGGCACG aTATTACGTTGGTGACAAAGAAGTGTATGTCCTGTCAAGGATTAATTCGATTCCCAAATTATCAAAGTGGCTTTCACAATTTTGACAACACCTTCTTGCTGACAGTCAAGCTATGTTCATACTTAATTAGAGGAATTGAA AATCATGTTTGCATTGAAAGAAACTTGAAAACTCTGTTTTATGGACTGGAGGACAAACTACCTATTTCTAAATTTAGAAATGCGGTTTATCATTTTTGTGCACTCCAAGAGTATTCCTATGACTTTGTGTGCTATAAATGTGGTACTTCACCAAAAATATTAGTTGGAGATGGCAACTGGAAGAACACATGTCAAATACCCA TTGATGATCTGAAAAGGGATGAACATAGATGTTATGTTGAAGATATAAATCCGGAAGAAGTTTGGTTAAGTTATTGTAAAGAAATACTCGGACGGGGTTTCTTTAGTGATTAA
- the LOC143465799 gene encoding uncharacterized protein LOC143465799 has product MKLHQPNSSYEDAKVVMYSHNVQKDSHSCGPLSLMAAQQYMKNEFQEFREASTDCNAIRIAIGNMLLRHCDEENLDEFCVHCSKTTSRSTAWYACDQCCRWIHESCSPEPAEKEQFLCKHCTI; this is encoded by the exons ATGAAATTGCATCAACCAAATTCATCTTACGAAGACGCAAAAGTGGTGATGTACAGCCACAATGTACAAAAAGATTCCCACAGTTGTGGGCCCCTCTCTCTCATG GCTGCCCAGCAATACatgaaaaatgaatttcaaGAATTTAGAGAGGCTTCCACAGATTGTAATGCAATACGCATTGCAATTGGAAATATGCTGCTTAGACATTGTG acGAAGAGAACCTTGACGAATTTTGTGTTCATTGTTCGAAAACAACATCAAGGAGCACTGCATGG TATGCATGTGATCAATGCTGCCGCTGGATACACGAATCCTGCTCTCCTGAACCGGCAGAAAAAGAACAGTTCTTATGCAAACATTGCACAATTTAA
- the LOC143458899 gene encoding catenin alpha-2-like codes for MSSVASSNSGQKWNPKNLEIRTLSVEKTLEPLVIQVTTLVNNKGPSNKKKGKSKKPKVLVEDVERATASFIERGVEIARENPELRAEMEEAIEDTRRDGEVMSRTSHEFADDPCSSMKRGSMVRAARALLSSVTRLLILADMADVFNLLRRLKIVRKSIAAVKESTNQDDLVKNFMAFGTDLAKLNHATMLRQNDLKDLRRRDELAAARAELKKNSMMLYTSSLATLRHPEVAAAKANRDFVFKRVLNALDRISNAVQATGPSDPRPEEGAGELAYALDEFLDRVDMDPVDFDEVRHRPSLEERLESIISGAALMADSSCTREDRRERIVAECNAVRQALQDLLQEYINNAGRPDKSDELESAVDHMMQKTKDLRRQLCKAVIDHISDSFLDTNIPILVLIEAAQSGDEKQVKEYAQVFREHANKLVEVANLACSMSSNEDGVKMVKMAAKQIEILCPQVINAALTLAARPTSQVAQENMAVFKNSWLHQVQTLTEAVDEITTIENFLAVSEAHILEDVTSCVVALQQGNPEMLDRKGGDLRGRTARICQVVISEMENYEPDYYTEKVIETCHTLKDEVMPKFEARLETTVDALAKDPQEDPQENDFIDSSRLVYDGVREIRRAVLMLRNPEDVDDSDIEAVMDGSETGASRVSGRTIETEAGPSDQTMMRKLPEAEKKAILANVKEFVAEKELLDMEISKWDESSNDIIVLAKSMCVIMMDMTDFTRGRGRLKNTSDVIEAARHIADAGSRLDKLARAIADVCPDSTVKQDLLAYLQRIALYCHQLNMCAKVKAEVQNISGEMIVSGLDSATSLIQAAKNLMNAVVVTVKSSYVASTKYRKAGTPNPGILWKMKAPEKKPLVRRDMGDDRKTPVRRASQKRHVNPAQALSEFKADI; via the exons ATGAGTTCCGTTGCATCTTCAAATTCGGGCCAAAAATGGAATCCAAAGAATTTGGAAATTAGAACGTTGTCCGTTGAAAAAACACTTGAACCGTTGGTCATACAAGTTACAACTTTAGTTAACAATAAAGGTCCATCAAACAAGAAGAAAGGCAAAAGTAAAAAGCCCAAG gTACTGGTTGAAGATGTTGAACGAGCTACTGCGTCATTCATTGAACGGGGTGTTGAAATAGCTCGAGAAAATCCTGAACTTCGAGCTGAGATGGAAGAAGCCATTGAAGACACACGTAGAGATGGAGAAGTTATGTCACGCACTTCACATGAATTTGCTGATGATCCTTGTTCCTCCATGAAG AGGGGTAGCATGGTGCGAGCTGCCAGAGCATTGCTGTCTTCTGTAACTAGACTTTTAATCCTTGCTGACATGGCAGATGTGTTCAATTTATTACGTCGGTTGAAAATTGTTCGGAAAAGTATTGCTGCTGTGAAGGAATCTACTAATCAAGATGATTTGGTGAAAAATTTTATG GCTTTCGGGACAGATCTGGCTAAGCTGAACCATGCAACCATGCTTCGGCAAAACGACTTGAAAGACTTAAGAAGGAGAGATGAGCTGGCTGCGGCGAGAGCTGAGTTAAAAAAGAATAGCATGATGCTTTACACTTCTTCACTG GCGACTTTGAGACATCCTGAAGTGGCAGCAGCTAAGGCTAATCGTGACTTCGTTTTCAAACGTGTTCTAAATGCATTGGATCGCATATCTAATGCTGTACAG GCCACTGGACCGTCTGACCCTCGACCTGAGGAAGGAGCAGGTGAACTTGCATATGCTCTCGATGAATTTTTGGATCGAGTTGATATGGACCCAGTTGATTTCGATGAAGTTCGACATCGTCCATCACTTGAAGAGAGACTGGAAAGCATAATCAG CGGGGCTGCTTTAATGGCTGATTCTTCTTGTACAAGGGAAGATAGAAGAGAACGAATTGTTGCAGAATGCAACGCTGTGCGGCAAGCATTACAG GATCTATTACAAGAGTACATTAACAACGCTGGAAGACCGGATAAATCGGATGAGCTTGAATCTGCCGTTGATCACATGATGCAAAAAACGAAAGATTTGCGAAGGCAACTCTGCAAAGCAGTTATTGACCATATATCAGATTCATTCCTAGACACAAACATCCCGATTTTGGTTCTTATTGAAGCAGCTCAGAGTGGGGATGAAAAACAAGTCAAGGAATATGCGCAG GTTTTCCGTGAACATGCCAATAAATTGGTGGAGGTCGCCAATCTTGCCTGCTCCATGTCAAGCAATGAAGATGGTGTGAAAATGGTGAAGATGGCAGCGAAGCAGATTGAAATCCTTTGTCCACAG GTTATTAATGCCGCTCTAACGTTAGCGGCACGCCCAACCAGTCAGGTTGCTCAAGAAAATATGGCAGTCTTCAAGAATTCTTGGCTCCACCAG GTACAAACCTTAACTGAAGCTGTTGATGAGATAACAACCATTGAAAACTTTCTGGCCGTATCAGAAGCACATATTCTCGAGGATGTGACCAGTTGTGTGGTTGCTTTGCAACAAGGCAATCCAGAGATGCTTGATAGAAAAGGAGGAGACCTCCGAGGAAGAACTGCTCGAATCTGCCAG GTTGTGATCAGTGAAATGGAAAATTATGAGCCTGACTACTACACAGAGAAAGTTATTGAAACTTGCCACACCCTTAAAGATGAG GTCATGCCCAAGTTTGAAGCTCGCTTAGAAACCACTGTTGATGCACTCGCTAAAGATCCACAAGAGGATCCACAAGAAAACGACTTCATAGACAGTTCAAGATTGGTCTATGATGGAGTCAGAGAAATCAG GAGAGCAGTCCTAATGCTTCGAAACCCTGAAGACGTTGATGATTCAGACATTGAAGCTGTAATGGATGGGTCAGAAACTGGAGCAAGTCGTGTCAGTGGCAGG ACTATTGAAACGGAAGCTGGGCCATCAGACCAAACTATGATGAGAAAGCTACCTGAAGCTGAAAAGAAGGCAATCCTAGCCAACGTGAAGGAGTTCGTAGCGGAAAAGGAACTCCTTGATATGGAAATATCCAAATGGGACGAATCATCCAATGACATCATTGTTCTTGCCAAGTCTATGTGTGTTATTATGATGGACATGACCGACTTTACCCGTGGACGTG GTCGTCTGAAGAACACTAGCGACGTAATAGAAGCCGCAAGACACATTGCCGACGCTGGTTCTCGCTTAGATAAGCTTGCACGAGCAATCGCAGACGTTTGTCCAGATTCCACCGTGAAACAG GATTTATTGGCCTATCTTCAACGCATTGCACTCTACTGCCATCAGCTTAATATGTGCGCAAAGGTCAAAGCCGAAGTTCAAAATATATCTGGAGAAATGATTGTCTCTGGTCTTGACAGCGCCACTTCCCTTATTCAG GCTGCCAAAAACTTGATGAATGCTGTCGTAGTAACGGTAAAGTCGTCTTATGTTGCGTCTACCAAATACCGTAAGGCTGGCACTCCAAATCCTGGCATTTTGTGGAAAATGAAG GCCCCAGAAAAGAAGCCTCTTGTAAGACGGGATATGGGTGACGACCGAAAGACACCAGTCAGACGAGCTTCCCAGAAGCGTCATGTGAATCCAGCACAAGCCCTTAGCGAATTTAAAGCGGACATTTAA
- the LOC143465788 gene encoding uncharacterized protein LOC143465788 isoform X2 — translation MELKENFSSVFWGKKEEIFEKIESSHGKNCFLCNLEIYENFHSSNENISNHFLKKHFKFAVEFEVKGRKGFSLPCRKQECLDRKSETEARRSHFHCPFCTHVFGRSTPLKHHLVTKNGECGSIKSSSDCHQTTNNKQLPSTSTDRICNQEVHRKGFMCKICSQCFSSTIALRRHGEKKHDVLQSMLPCVTIDAVNGIFMVAISSKGPLAPIHVKKNVLQSASVCTNEECMYLIKHLSIMNPGYECQHLLAVQYSQIAETVFLQQFYLNELRRLNSISDNSCQKCLQLQEASLQAHVPLLVYVDFESLGYSGRMKYFSVLCEEESYFSPLCRVRVTFDYDKSQFFCQCPIAKGDNVFCVHQNIAKWYMCQYQREWLEASEPVRRNTLLPFDEAMMAYFLEEKRIPTNLPHYILDDAAPPKLLMPSEKNCPICKGVAFTEKSKKVTVYGMGRLWHDITLVTKKCMSCQGLIRFPNYQSGFHNFDNTFLLTVKLCSYLIRGIENHVCIERNLKTLFYGLEDKLPISKFRNAVYHFCALQEYSYDFVCYKCGTSPKILVGDGNWKNTCQIPSN, via the exons ATGGAGTTAAAAGAGAATTTCTCTTCAGTGTTTTGGGGCAAGAAAGAagagatttttgaaaaaattgaaagctcacatggaaaaaattgttttttatgcaatctagaaatatatgaaaattttcattcttcCAATGAGAACATTTCGAATCATTTTCTAAAAAAGCATTTCAAATTCGCGGTGGAATTTGAAGTAAAAGGTAGAAAGG GTTTTTCTCTTCCTTGCCGCAAGCAAGAATGCCTAGACAGAAAAAGTGAAACTGAGGCTCGACGGAGTCATTTTCACTGCCCTTTTTGTACTCATGTCTTTGGTCGGAGTACACCTCTAAAACACCACCTCGTTACAAAAAATG GGGAATGTGGATCAATAAAGTCGTCCAGCGACTGCcatcaaacaacaaacaacaaacaactgCCATCTACATCAACAG ATAGAATTTGTAACCAGGAAGTTCACAGAAAAGGTTTTATGTGTAAAATTTGCAGCCAATGTTTTTCAAGCACGATAGCCTTACGTAGACATGGGGAAAAGAAACATGATGTTCTTCAAAGTATGCTGCCATGTGTGACAATTGATGCTGTTAATGGAATATTTATGGTTGCAATATCTAGCAAGGGACCTTTGGCTCCAATACATGTTAAGAAGAATGTTTTGCAGAGCGCATCTGTTTGCACTAATGAAGAGTGTATGTATCTCATAAAACATTTATCAATCATGAATCCGGGCTATGAATGTCAACATTTATTGGCAGTTCAATATTCCCAGATTGCTGAAACAGTctttttacaacaattttatcTGAATGAGTTGAGAAGATTGAATTCAATATCGGATAATTCCTGTCAGAAATGCCTGCAGCTTCAGGAAGCCAGCTTACAGGCACATGTCCCTTTACTGGTTTATGTGGATTTTGAATCACTAGGCTATAGCGGTAGAATGAAATATTTCTCAGTGTTATGTGAAGAAGAAAGTTACTTTTCACCACTGTGCAGAGTGAGAGTAACATTTGATTATGATAAAAGCCAGTTTTTTTGTCAGTGCCCGATAGCAAAAGGTGATAATGTGTTCTGTGTTCACCAAAACATAGCAAAATGGTATATGTGTCAGTATCAACGGGAATGGTTGGAGGCAAGTGAGCCAGTGAG ACGCAATACTCTGTTACCTTTTGATGAAGCCATGATGGCTTACTTTCTGGAAGAAAAACGCATACCAACAAATTTACCTCACTATATCCTTGATGATGCTGCTCCACCAAAGCTCCTAATGCCCAGTGAAAAAAACTGTCCCATTTGCAAGGGTGTTGCATTtactgaaaaatcaaaaaaggtTACCGTGTATGGAATGGGAAGGCTATGGCACG aTATTACGTTGGTGACAAAGAAGTGTATGTCCTGTCAAGGATTAATTCGATTCCCAAATTATCAAAGTGGCTTTCACAATTTTGACAACACCTTCTTGCTGACAGTCAAGCTATGTTCATACTTAATTAGAGGAATTGAA AATCATGTTTGCATTGAAAGAAACTTGAAAACTCTGTTTTATGGACTGGAGGACAAACTACCTATTTCTAAATTTAGAAATGCGGTTTATCATTTTTGTGCACTCCAAGAGTATTCCTATGACTTTGTGTGCTATAAATGTGGTACTTCACCAAAAATATTAGTTGGAGATGGCAACTGGAAGAACACATGTCAAATACCCA GCAATTGA
- the LOC143457737 gene encoding maspardin-like, whose amino-acid sequence MSSNLSESEEYRTFRSSIPCKKIFIDEDTSKIWKLYDAGPKTVLTPLVCLPPASGNADIFFRQVVYLSALGYRVIALDYPVYWTVDDFCNGLRKLVDYLNLNQIHVFGCGLGGFLAMKFAERTRTKQYVLSIILCNTFTDTTVFKLQHMSAMMWTLPSFVLKRFILNRFSAGYTDVEQADALDFVVEKLSDLSQKDLASRLKLHYSGEYVRYPQQLQNTPVTLMDVFDDYTYPQGVKEGTYKCFPLSKQALLKSGGHFPYLSRSSEVNLHLRLHLRQFQGAEAAEVCKGVECS is encoded by the exons ATGTCGAGCAATTTATCTGAATCAGAAGAGTATCGCACGTTTAGAAGTTCTATTCCTTGTAAGAAGATATTTATAGATGAAGATACATCAAAG ATCTGGAAACTGTATGATGCTGGACCGAAGACAGTTTTGACACCGCTGGTATGTTTACCGCCTGCTAGTGGAAATGCTGACATATTCTTTAGACAG GTAGTCTATCTTTCTGCACTTGGCTATCGAGTAATCGCACTGGATTATCCTGTGTACTGGACTGTTGATGATTTTTGCAATGGTCTCCGAAAACTTGTTGATTATCTTAATCTCAACCAG ATCCACGTTTTTGGTTGCGGTTTGGGAGGGTTTCTTGCCATGAAATTTGCAGAACGTACTCGGACAAAACAATATGTTCTGTCAATAATCTTGTGTAACACATTCACAGACACAACAGTGTTCAAGTTACAGCATATGTCTGCCATGATGTGGACATTACCTTCATTTGTTTTGAAGAGATTCATTCTCAATAGGTTCTCTGCTG GTTACACTGATGTTGAGCAAGCTGATGCCCTTGATTTTGTGGTTGAAAAACTCAGTGATCTTAGTCAAAAAGATCTAGCGTCAAGGTTGAAACTACACTACAGCGGAGAATACGTGAGATATCCACAGCAGTTGCAGAACACACCTGTCACTCTCATGGATGTGTTTGATGATTACACTTATCCTCAG GGTGTTAAAGAGGGAACTTACAAATGCTTTCCATTGTCAAAGCAAGCACTTCTTAAAAGTGGAGGACATTTTCCATATTTAAGCCGAAGTTCGGAGGTTAATCTTCATTTGCGATTACATCTTCGTCAATTTCAG GGTGCCGAAGCAGCTGAGGTTTGTAAAGGTGTAGAATGCTCTTGA